A part of Thermotoga petrophila RKU-1 genomic DNA contains:
- the gyrB gene encoding DNA topoisomerase (ATP-hydrolyzing) subunit B codes for MEKYSAESIKVLKGLEPVRMRPGMYVGSTGKRGLHHLVYEVVDNSVDEALAGYCDWIRVTLHEDGSVEVEDNGRGIPVDIHPEEGRSALEVVFTVLHAGGKFSKDSYKISGGLHGVGVSVVNALSEWLEVRVHRDGKIYRQRYERGKPVTPVEVIGETDKHGTIVRFKPDPLIFSETEFDPDVLEHRLREIAFLVPGLKIEFEDRINGEKKTFKFDGGIVEYVKYLNRGKKALHDVIHIKRTEKVKTKNGEDEVIVEIAFQYTDSYSEDIVSFANTIKTVDGGTHVTAFKSTLTRLMNEYGKKHNFLKKDDSFQGEDVREGLTAVISVYVKNPEFEGQTKSKLGNEEVKEAVTKAMREELKKIFDANSDLVKAILSKIMSTKQAREAAKRAREMVRRKNVLQNTALPGKLADCSSTHREKTELFIVEGDSAGGSAKQARDREFQAVLPIRGKILNVEKSSLDRLLKNEQISDIIVAVGTGIGDDFDESKLRYGRIIIMTDADIDGAHIRTLLLTLFYRYMRPLIEQGRVYIALPPLYRIKAGREEFYVYSDQELAEYKEKLQGKRIEIQRYKGLGEMNPEQLWETTMNPETRKIIRVTIEDAEEADRLFEILMGNDPSSRREFIERHALKVKELDI; via the coding sequence ATGGAAAAGTACTCCGCTGAAAGTATAAAGGTTTTGAAGGGGCTGGAACCTGTCCGAATGCGACCCGGAATGTACGTAGGATCCACAGGAAAGCGTGGATTGCATCACCTCGTGTACGAAGTGGTGGACAACAGTGTTGACGAGGCACTGGCAGGATACTGTGACTGGATACGTGTGACTCTCCATGAAGATGGAAGTGTGGAAGTCGAGGATAACGGGAGAGGAATACCCGTTGATATACATCCCGAAGAAGGAAGAAGCGCTCTGGAAGTGGTTTTCACGGTTCTTCATGCAGGAGGGAAGTTTTCCAAGGACTCTTACAAGATAAGTGGCGGTTTGCATGGTGTTGGTGTATCGGTGGTGAACGCTCTTTCGGAGTGGTTGGAGGTGCGGGTGCATCGTGATGGGAAGATTTATCGGCAGCGATATGAAAGAGGTAAACCGGTCACACCTGTGGAAGTAATAGGAGAGACCGATAAGCACGGCACGATCGTTCGATTCAAACCCGACCCTCTCATATTCTCAGAAACGGAATTCGATCCTGACGTACTGGAACACAGGTTGAGAGAGATAGCTTTCCTAGTACCAGGACTCAAAATAGAATTCGAAGACAGAATAAACGGAGAGAAGAAAACCTTCAAATTCGACGGAGGCATAGTGGAGTATGTGAAGTATTTGAACCGTGGGAAAAAAGCTCTACACGATGTGATACACATAAAGAGAACGGAAAAAGTGAAAACAAAAAATGGTGAAGACGAAGTGATAGTGGAGATCGCCTTTCAATACACTGATTCGTATTCTGAAGATATCGTGTCTTTTGCAAACACCATAAAAACTGTCGATGGTGGAACTCATGTTACAGCCTTTAAGAGCACCCTCACAAGACTCATGAACGAGTATGGGAAAAAACATAATTTTCTCAAGAAAGACGATTCCTTCCAGGGTGAAGATGTGAGAGAAGGTCTCACTGCGGTTATCAGTGTTTACGTGAAAAACCCCGAATTTGAAGGACAAACAAAGTCAAAACTCGGCAACGAAGAAGTCAAGGAAGCGGTAACCAAGGCTATGAGAGAAGAGCTGAAAAAAATATTCGACGCAAATTCCGATCTTGTGAAAGCTATTCTTTCAAAGATCATGAGTACCAAACAAGCAAGAGAAGCGGCAAAAAGAGCTCGAGAGATGGTGAGGAGGAAAAACGTTCTTCAAAACACAGCACTTCCGGGGAAACTGGCGGACTGCAGTTCCACACATAGAGAGAAAACGGAGCTTTTCATCGTGGAAGGTGACTCTGCTGGTGGATCTGCAAAGCAGGCCAGAGACAGAGAATTTCAAGCGGTTCTTCCCATAAGAGGAAAGATTTTGAACGTGGAAAAATCATCCCTCGATAGATTACTGAAAAACGAGCAGATCAGTGACATAATTGTTGCAGTGGGAACGGGCATAGGAGATGATTTCGACGAAAGCAAGCTCAGATACGGTAGGATTATCATCATGACCGACGCCGATATAGACGGTGCACACATAAGAACTCTCCTTCTGACACTCTTCTATAGATACATGAGACCCCTCATCGAACAGGGCAGGGTATACATAGCACTCCCACCTCTCTACAGGATCAAAGCTGGAAGAGAAGAGTTCTACGTTTACAGTGACCAGGAGCTGGCGGAATACAAAGAGAAACTCCAGGGAAAAAGGATCGAAATTCAACGGTACAAAGGACTTGGTGAGATGAATCCTGAGCAGCTCTGGGAAACAACGATGAATCCAGAAACGAGAAAAATCATAAGGGTAACTATAGAAGATGCCGAAGAAGCGGATAGACTCTTTGAAATTCTCATGGGTAACGATCCATCCAGCAGAAGGGAGTTCATAGAAAGGCACGCTCTGAAAGTGAAAGAACTGGATATCTGA
- the mtaB gene encoding tRNA (N(6)-L-threonylcarbamoyladenosine(37)-C(2))-methylthiotransferase MtaB translates to MKTVRIETFGCKVNQYESEYMAEQLEKAGYVVLPDGDVSYYIVNSCAVTKEVEKKVKRLIKSIRNRNRNAKIILTGCFAQLSPDEARNLSVDMVLGIDEKKHIVDHINSLNGKQQVIVSEPGRPVYEKVKGSFEDRTRSYIKVEDGCDNTCTYCAIRLARGSKIRSKPLEIFKDEFVEMVAKGYKEIVITGVNLGKYGKDMGSSLAELLKVIEKVPGDYRVRLSSINVEDVNDEIVEAFKRNPRLCPHLHISVQSGSDDVLKRMGRKYRISDFMRVVDKLRSIDPDFSITTDIIVGFPGETDDDFQKTLDLVEKVGFSRVHIFRFSPRPGTPASRMGGSVPESKKKERLDVLKEKAKDVSIRYRKRIIGKERKVLAEWYVMKGILSGYDEYYVKHEFVGDRVGEFHNVRVKSLSEEGVISCRVDMVEGKVSARG, encoded by the coding sequence ATGAAAACTGTCAGGATAGAGACTTTCGGCTGTAAGGTGAATCAGTACGAAAGTGAATACATGGCTGAACAGTTAGAAAAAGCCGGGTACGTGGTTTTACCCGACGGGGATGTTTCTTACTATATAGTGAACTCGTGTGCCGTTACCAAGGAAGTTGAGAAGAAAGTGAAGAGATTGATAAAGAGCATCAGAAACAGGAACAGGAACGCAAAAATCATCCTCACCGGTTGTTTTGCCCAGCTTTCTCCGGATGAGGCAAGGAATCTTTCGGTGGACATGGTTCTGGGAATCGATGAGAAAAAACACATAGTGGATCATATTAACTCCCTGAACGGAAAACAACAGGTTATTGTATCTGAACCCGGCCGGCCCGTTTACGAGAAAGTAAAGGGGAGTTTTGAAGACAGAACCCGTTCTTACATAAAGGTTGAAGACGGGTGTGACAACACCTGTACCTACTGTGCTATCAGGTTGGCCCGTGGCAGTAAGATCAGAAGTAAACCGCTCGAAATATTCAAAGATGAATTTGTCGAAATGGTGGCAAAGGGTTACAAAGAGATCGTAATAACCGGTGTCAACCTTGGAAAATATGGAAAGGACATGGGTTCTTCTCTTGCTGAACTTCTGAAGGTCATCGAGAAAGTTCCTGGGGATTATCGAGTGCGTCTCAGCTCCATAAATGTGGAAGATGTGAACGACGAAATTGTGGAGGCTTTCAAGAGAAATCCCAGATTGTGTCCGCATCTTCACATTTCAGTTCAGAGCGGATCCGATGATGTGTTGAAAAGAATGGGAAGAAAATACAGAATCTCTGATTTCATGCGTGTTGTTGACAAATTGAGAAGTATCGATCCAGATTTTTCGATAACAACGGACATAATCGTTGGTTTTCCAGGAGAAACGGACGACGATTTCCAGAAAACTCTTGATCTGGTTGAAAAAGTGGGGTTCAGTAGAGTGCATATCTTCAGATTTTCACCGCGCCCCGGAACTCCAGCGAGTAGAATGGGAGGAAGTGTTCCCGAATCGAAGAAAAAAGAGCGTCTGGATGTTTTAAAAGAGAAAGCGAAAGATGTTTCTATCAGGTACAGGAAGAGAATCATTGGGAAAGAAAGAAAAGTTCTCGCCGAATGGTACGTCATGAAGGGTATCCTTTCTGGTTATGACGAATATTACGTGAAGCATGAGTTTGTGGGAGATCGAGTGGGGGAATTCCATAATGTAAGGGTGAAATCCCTTTCGGAAGAGGGAGTGATTTCCTGTCGTGTTGATATGGTGGAGGGGAAAGTTTCAGCGCGCGGATGA
- a CDS encoding HPP family protein, with product MKVKDAVIYDISAVFEDETVETVIKLLSRQNLSGVPVVDHDMRVVGFVSESDLIKALVPSYFSLLRSASFIPDTNQLIRNVVKIKDRPVSDFMNKPPVVVKEDDPLIVAADYLIRHGFKSLPVVDEAMQLVGIVRRIDILRVVSEGKLEI from the coding sequence ATGAAAGTAAAGGATGCCGTCATCTATGATATTTCCGCTGTTTTTGAAGATGAGACGGTTGAAACAGTGATAAAGCTTCTTTCCAGACAGAACCTCTCAGGAGTTCCTGTTGTCGACCATGATATGAGAGTAGTGGGTTTTGTCAGCGAGAGCGATCTCATAAAGGCCCTTGTGCCCAGTTATTTCTCGCTTTTGAGATCCGCTTCTTTCATTCCAGATACCAACCAGCTGATAAGAAACGTAGTCAAAATAAAAGACAGACCCGTGTCTGATTTTATGAACAAGCCTCCTGTCGTTGTGAAAGAAGACGATCCACTCATCGTAGCAGCGGATTATCTCATAAGACACGGCTTTAAATCGCTTCCTGTTGTCGATGAAGCCATGCAGCTCGTTGGCATAGTGAGAAGAATAGACATTCTGAGGGTAGTTTCGGAGGGAAAGCTGGAAATATGA
- a CDS encoding cell division protein FtsA, translated as MSKTVFYTSIDIGSRYIKGLVLGKRDQEWEALAFSSVKSRGLDEGEIKDAIAFKESVNTLLKELEEQLQKSLRSDFVISFSSVSFEREDTVIERDFGEEKRSITLDILSEMQSEALEKLKENGKTPLHIFSKRYLLDDERIVFNPLDMKASKIAIEYTSIVVPLKVYEMFYNFLQDTVKSPFQLKSSLVSTAEGVLTTPEKDRGVVVVNLGYNFTGLIAYKNGVPIKISYVPVGMKHVIKDVSAVLDTSFEESERLIITHGSAVYNDLKEDEVQYRGLDGNTIKTTTAKKLSVIIHARLREIMSKSKKFFREVEAKIIEEGEIGIPGGVVLTGGGAKIPRINELATEVFKSPVRTGCYANSDRPSIINADEVANDPSFAAAFGNVFAVSENPYEETPVKSENPLKKIFRLFKELME; from the coding sequence TTGTCAAAAACTGTCTTTTATACCTCGATCGATATAGGTTCAAGATACATAAAGGGACTCGTTCTTGGAAAACGTGATCAAGAATGGGAAGCACTGGCCTTTTCGAGTGTGAAATCGAGAGGGCTGGATGAGGGTGAAATAAAAGACGCCATCGCTTTCAAAGAATCTGTGAACACACTGCTTAAAGAACTCGAAGAACAGCTGCAAAAATCTCTGAGAAGTGATTTTGTCATTTCTTTCAGCAGCGTGAGTTTTGAAAGAGAAGACACCGTGATCGAAAGGGACTTCGGTGAAGAGAAACGATCTATCACCCTGGACATCTTGAGTGAGATGCAATCGGAAGCTCTTGAGAAATTGAAAGAGAACGGGAAAACTCCTCTTCACATATTTTCGAAAAGATATCTCCTGGACGACGAAAGGATCGTTTTCAATCCTCTCGATATGAAGGCTTCGAAGATAGCCATCGAGTACACCTCCATTGTCGTACCTTTGAAAGTTTATGAGATGTTCTACAATTTCTTGCAGGATACCGTTAAAAGCCCATTTCAGTTGAAGTCTTCTCTTGTTTCAACTGCCGAAGGAGTTCTCACCACGCCCGAGAAAGATCGGGGTGTAGTGGTCGTGAATCTGGGTTACAACTTCACCGGGTTGATAGCGTACAAAAACGGTGTTCCCATAAAGATATCCTACGTCCCTGTGGGGATGAAACATGTTATAAAAGATGTTTCCGCTGTCCTTGACACCTCTTTTGAAGAGTCGGAAAGACTCATTATAACTCATGGAAGTGCCGTTTATAACGATCTGAAAGAGGACGAAGTACAGTACAGAGGACTCGACGGAAACACCATAAAAACGACCACTGCGAAAAAACTTTCTGTCATTATACACGCACGTCTCAGAGAGATAATGAGCAAATCCAAGAAATTTTTCAGGGAAGTTGAAGCGAAGATAATAGAGGAAGGGGAAATAGGGATACCTGGTGGTGTGGTTCTCACTGGGGGAGGGGCCAAAATTCCACGAATAAACGAACTGGCCACAGAGGTGTTTAAATCTCCGGTGAGAACAGGTTGTTACGCAAATTCCGACAGACCGTCCATTATCAACGCGGATGAAGTTGCCAATGACCCTTCCTTTGCTGCGGCGTTTGGAAATGTTTTTGCCGTCTCAGAGAATCCTTACGAGGAAACTCCGGTGAAAAGTGAAAATCCGCTGAAGAAAATTTTCAGACTCTTCAAAGAATTGATGGAGTGA
- a CDS encoding DUF4894 domain-containing protein has protein sequence MRSLRVLLITMIVLYILFFVNSFFQSRREHVRVPEKVYSYLIENFNISPKSIIIDSKKTVGIVFYEGNYYLCAEDGSLVASLSKKDLFKFYPVFLEVNLEGLRLSKSDREILEMLIPILKSSVVSAVFFESKEVVLLKGSRIMFEEWKDLVENFQVIMEQSEKMKAKERYFLTDDGRLMWIRGD, from the coding sequence ATGAGATCCTTGAGAGTTCTCCTCATCACGATGATTGTTCTTTACATTCTGTTCTTTGTGAATTCTTTTTTTCAAAGTCGTAGAGAACACGTGAGGGTTCCAGAAAAAGTGTATTCATATTTGATAGAAAATTTTAACATTTCTCCAAAAAGTATTATAATAGATTCGAAAAAGACCGTAGGAATAGTTTTCTATGAAGGGAATTACTATCTGTGTGCTGAAGATGGAAGTTTGGTAGCTTCGTTATCGAAAAAGGACCTATTCAAATTCTACCCAGTGTTTCTGGAAGTTAATCTTGAAGGGCTTCGACTTTCAAAGAGCGACAGGGAAATTCTGGAGATGTTGATTCCGATTCTGAAAAGTTCTGTAGTGTCCGCTGTTTTTTTTGAGTCAAAAGAAGTTGTTCTGCTGAAGGGATCCAGAATCATGTTTGAAGAATGGAAAGATCTTGTCGAGAACTTTCAGGTAATAATGGAGCAATCTGAGAAAATGAAAGCGAAGGAAAGGTATTTCCTGACGGATGATGGAAGATTGATGTGGATAAGGGGTGATTGA
- the ftsZ gene encoding cell division protein FtsZ yields the protein MGFDLDVEKKRENRNIPQANNLKIKVIGVGGAGNNAINRMIEIGIHGVEFVAVNTDLQVLEASNADVKIQIGENITRGLGAGGRPDIGEQAALESEEKIKEVLQDTHMVFITAGFGGGTGTGASPVIAKIAKEMGILTVAIVTTPFYFEGPERLKKAIEGLKKLRKHVDTLIKISNNKLMEELPRDVKIKDAFLKADETLHQGVKGISELITKRGYINLDFADIESVMKDAGAAILGIGVGKGEHRAREAAKKAMESKLIEHPVENASSIVFNITAPSNIRMEEVHEAAMIIRQNSSEDADVKFGLIFDDEIPDDEIRVIFIATRFPDEDKILFPEGDIPAIYRYGLEGLL from the coding sequence ATGGGATTTGACCTTGATGTTGAGAAAAAAAGGGAAAATAGAAACATCCCCCAGGCGAACAATTTGAAAATAAAAGTCATAGGAGTCGGCGGTGCCGGAAACAATGCCATAAACAGGATGATAGAAATAGGAATACACGGTGTTGAATTTGTCGCGGTGAACACCGATCTTCAGGTACTGGAGGCTTCTAACGCTGACGTGAAGATTCAGATCGGTGAGAACATCACACGGGGCCTTGGTGCGGGAGGACGCCCCGATATAGGAGAGCAGGCCGCTCTCGAGAGCGAGGAAAAAATCAAAGAAGTGCTCCAGGATACCCACATGGTCTTCATAACTGCAGGGTTCGGAGGAGGGACGGGAACAGGTGCTTCCCCTGTCATAGCAAAGATAGCCAAAGAAATGGGAATCCTGACTGTAGCCATAGTGACGACTCCCTTCTATTTCGAAGGCCCGGAGAGACTCAAAAAAGCGATAGAGGGGCTCAAAAAACTTCGAAAACATGTGGATACCCTCATAAAGATATCCAACAACAAACTCATGGAAGAACTCCCGAGGGATGTCAAGATAAAGGATGCTTTTCTGAAGGCTGACGAGACTCTTCACCAGGGAGTGAAAGGAATTTCGGAACTGATAACGAAGAGGGGTTACATAAATCTCGACTTTGCAGACATAGAGTCGGTGATGAAAGACGCCGGTGCAGCGATCCTTGGTATAGGCGTTGGAAAGGGTGAACACAGAGCAAGAGAAGCTGCTAAGAAGGCTATGGAAAGCAAGTTGATAGAGCATCCTGTAGAAAACGCGAGTTCGATCGTGTTCAATATAACTGCTCCCAGCAATATAAGAATGGAGGAAGTACACGAGGCAGCCATGATCATAAGGCAGAACAGCAGTGAGGATGCGGATGTTAAATTCGGCCTCATCTTCGACGATGAGATACCCGATGACGAAATTCGTGTGATCTTCATAGCTACGAGATTTCCAGATGAAGACAAGATTCTCTTCCCGGAGGGTGACATACCGGCCATTTACAGATACGGCCTGGAGGGGCTTCTCTGA
- a CDS encoding aminotransferase class IV, whose amino-acid sequence MLIWWRGKFQRADEISLDFSLFEKSLQGAVYETLRTYNGIPFAAYKHYSRLKRSVDFFKIPFSLSFDEFSEVLKTGAQEFKQEVRIKVYLFPDSGEIFFVFSPFNVPDVESGVDVKISSVRRIPDLSTPPALKITGRTDIVLARREIVDCYDVILLGLNGQVCEGSFSNVFLVKEGKLVTPSLDSGILDGITRENVIKLAKSLEIPVEERVVWVWELFEADEMFLTHTSVGVVPVRRLNEHLFFEEEPGPVTATLMENFEPFILNLEENWVGI is encoded by the coding sequence GTGTTGATATGGTGGAGGGGAAAGTTTCAGCGCGCGGATGAAATTTCGCTGGATTTCTCCCTGTTTGAAAAGTCGCTTCAGGGGGCAGTGTACGAAACCTTGAGAACTTACAATGGAATCCCGTTTGCAGCTTACAAACATTATTCCAGATTGAAGAGATCTGTCGATTTCTTTAAAATCCCCTTTTCTTTGAGTTTTGATGAGTTTTCAGAAGTGCTGAAGACAGGTGCTCAGGAATTCAAACAGGAAGTGAGAATCAAGGTCTATCTTTTTCCTGATTCCGGGGAGATCTTTTTTGTGTTCTCACCCTTCAATGTGCCGGATGTGGAGTCAGGAGTTGATGTGAAAATATCGAGCGTTCGAAGAATACCTGATCTCTCCACCCCACCGGCTCTCAAAATAACTGGACGTACCGACATAGTGCTTGCAAGAAGGGAAATAGTGGACTGCTACGATGTAATTCTGCTTGGTTTGAACGGGCAGGTTTGTGAGGGAAGTTTCAGCAATGTGTTTTTGGTGAAAGAAGGCAAATTGGTTACACCTTCGCTCGACAGCGGTATTCTGGATGGCATCACGCGGGAGAATGTGATAAAACTTGCAAAAAGTCTTGAAATACCTGTTGAAGAAAGAGTGGTTTGGGTTTGGGAACTGTTCGAAGCGGATGAAATGTTTCTCACACACACGAGTGTGGGAGTGGTTCCTGTTAGAAGGTTGAACGAGCACTTATTCTTTGAGGAAGAACCAGGACCCGTGACAGCGACTTTGATGGAAAACTTTGAGCCTTTTATCTTAAACCTTGAAGAAAACTGGGTGGGAATATGA
- a CDS encoding DUF721 domain-containing protein produces the protein MILLRQLFEELSTKQPLFFELKIKMLLSEWDKIVGPVIAKHTKVEKVENGTVYVVCDDSLWMTELSMQKDRLLRILNEKSGKELFKDIRFRRGKVDGKVLR, from the coding sequence ATGATCCTTCTCAGACAACTGTTCGAAGAACTTTCCACCAAACAACCTCTTTTTTTTGAATTGAAGATAAAGATGCTCCTTTCTGAATGGGACAAGATAGTTGGACCTGTGATAGCAAAGCACACGAAGGTGGAAAAAGTGGAAAACGGAACAGTTTACGTTGTTTGCGATGATTCATTGTGGATGACGGAGCTCTCCATGCAGAAGGATCGTTTGCTCAGAATTCTGAATGAAAAATCAGGTAAAGAACTGTTCAAAGATATAAGATTCAGGAGGGGAAAAGTAGATGGAAAAGTACTCCGCTGA